Part of the Choloepus didactylus isolate mChoDid1 chromosome 10, mChoDid1.pri, whole genome shotgun sequence genome is shown below.
AGGGCCACCGCCGACCGGACGTCAAGTCTCTTCTCTCCAATAAGGCCCGATCCCAGAGAAAGGGTGCAGGGGCCTGGGGGAGCTGGGGGATCTTGTCTGCCGTCGGCCCCCAGAGACAGCTGGGTCCGTCACTGAAATGACCAGTCACAAGCAGAGCCTCTCAGTCCTCCACCTCTCAAACTCGAGTGACTTGATCGCCTCGCTGCCGTCCCAAGGGCTCGTCTTCCTCAGCTGACTCCGTGGGGCGGAGGGGACGTGAGAGTCTGGGAGCTTGTAGTTGGGAACCCCCCCAACCCCAGCAGCCCCGCCCTATCTCTCAGGAGCCTTGCCAGGTAGGTCCTGCCATCAGTTCCGCTTCAGAggggaggaaaccgaggcacggaGAGGCCTGTGTCCCCACTTGGCCCTGCTTGTTGCCATGAGGTGGGCATGAGTCTGGGAAGAGGCCCCAGGTGTCAGGAGCTGCCCGTGGGCCCGGCAAGGCTGGGGGCGGGTGAGGGCACCCATGGGCTGGCGACGCACCTGGAGGGCAGCAGTACAGGAGGACAGCCAGGCCCGCAGCCACACCGAGGCAAGCCAGGAAGCTCATGGGTCCTGGGGACAAAGATGGGCGTGAGCAGGGGTGCCAGGCCCGCGGAGGTGCCAGAAGGGCCCACCCAGAGAGCACTTTGGAAGGAGTATCTCCACCAAGAGAAAGCCAGGAGTTGAGTCCAATGGGGTGGGGTGctgggagacagggagagagggagagagagagagagacagcggGAGCGGGCCGTTACCCCTGTCACTCAGCTCGTGTCTCTCCATGCCCGAGTCTAGCTCTGTGCAATCTGAGTTTTCTGGAGACAAAATTATAGAGCAAGCATTAGTTGGGGGGTgcccagggagggaggggggcccAGCACCCAGGGTTGTCACCCGGACGCAAAATCCAAAGCCACTGCAGCCTCCCAAGGGCAGCTGTTTGCAGACCCCAGGAGGGTAACTGGGGTCGGCGCTGAGTGGGAAACTGCCACCAATCATGCCACCTCCAACCTCAGGGAGCCAAGCACAGCTTGGAACCTCCTCCTGTCCAGATCCCGAGGGGGGCCATCAAACCCTGGCGGCCATGGGCACCAAGGCAGCACAGATGGCTTGTCAAGCGGGCAATGTATTCCGGGTGCCTTGACAAGGTGCAGGCTGCTACTTTCGGGGAGGGGATATAGCTTTGGGCAAAGGGGCTTTCCTCCCAATCTTCCCGTTCAGGTGACTGACATACTGGACTGGAGGCCTGGAGGCACCCGGGAGCCATGGCAGGTGCTCTACTTGAAGTAGGAGTGTGACCCAGTCACACCTGACTTGTGACCCGGTGACCCTTCAAACCCACGGGAACTGTGAGGCTGGCCCAGCCATTCGGGCTCCCAGCCTCTAGTCTATGGAAATACTCTCAGGTGTGGAGGTGTTCCACATCGGCAAAACAGTGGGAGCAAACTCCAGCCCCAGGGCTGAGTTAAGTCAGGTACGCCCTccggaatactatgcagccatgAACAAGGGGCAGCTGCAGGTGGAGAGCTGAGATGCCATGATTTCCAAGAGGTGCCGAGTTCACAAAGCAGAAGGCACAACCGCATGTACAGTTAGCTCCCTTTTGTGTCAAAATCAGcaggagaaagagagatgggGCAGCAGTTTTCTGTCTCTGGACGGACGGACAAGAAAATGCCCACAGGCTGGTGTCTGGGACGGAGACCCTGAACCCAAACCCACTGCACCTGAGGGCAAGGGCTTCAGACTTCCATGCCAAGGCCACCCTgcctgggtggggggagctggaggggctgggagggggctgggcccAGGGCTTACGCAGCGCGTGCCGGCTGGGCAGGCGGCTGTGCAGGGGCTGCGCGTGGAGGCACAAGGCGCGGTAGAACTCGCGGCAGTCCTGCTCGCTGCTCCGCTGCAGGTGGCTCAGGAGATCGCAGAGCCGCACACGCAGAGACGTCTGGGGGTTCCGGAACTGGAGAGCGGAAAGGCGGGTCAGGCCGCATGGGGGACTGGGGTGACCCCAGGCCACTCACCCAGCCTAAGCTCCCTCTGGGACTTGGAGCCAGccccctgggggggggggtggcagccCCTGTCCCACTGTGTGGGCCGGCAACCTGGGGCTTAGAGAGGCCATGGGGCAAACACCGGGCAAGTGGCATGACTGGAGGCTTTGAAGCTTAAAATTTCGGCTGTGCAACCTCAGCAAGTGGCTTCACGTCTCTGAGACTTGGATTCTTCGTCTCAAAAGGGAGTAAGAAACCTTCATGGGAGGGTTGTTCTAGGGAACTGAGGTGAGGGCATAAATGCTAATTTGTATTACTTTGCAGTCTATAGGAGTTcaattcaaatgtttaaaaattaaatccttgtacactttggaggactgtatgttagttgaatatatgtcaataaaattgcattaaaaaaaaaactaaatccaCCTTTGGGGAGAAAAGAACCAGCTCTTCTGGTGTGTGCGATGGAAAAATGTGTGGCTGTGAGTCTGGTGCCGCCACTTGGTGGCAGCATACCATCTCTACATGGCTGCCCGCCAGAGGGACTTGAACCTCAAGCTGAGCACGGAGAGAAGTCCGTGGCAGGAGTCACGCCAACCTGTCACCAGGGGTATCCGCAAGGAAAGGAATGTGTGCTGGGAGGTAGGGGAAGGGGAGCTTCACCTTTTTTGGTATAAACTTCTGaaactttccaaatttttttttacaatggatGGGGGTGAGAATTTTAATCACAATAAGACATGAATATGAGCTCATAATTTTTAGAATTACCGTCTTACTTTAGTAACTTCAAAAAGTGGTTAAGCCAGTAGCAGGCTCCGTGTGGAATATTCCTGTTCTACAGTCAATCTGTCTCACCCATCCCACAGAGCTGTATGTCCCGACCCCTGACAGCCTGCTCCAagcgaggaaactgaggctccaagaggaGGAGGGACTCCCTTGGGGTCACCCGGCTGGGAAGCAGGCAGGTGGGGACCTGAACCCCCAAGCCCAAGCTGGTCTCCGGTGTCCACCTTATGGCCCCTCTCCTGGGTCAATGACCCGGGCCAAGACAACAAGGCAACAGTCTCCCTCCACGGGCAGGACACCCCCGGCTCTCCCACATGGGGGAAGGCAGATTCAAAAGCCCATTCCGGCCCTGCTGGATGGGCCCTTCCAGAAGTAGCCCAGGAGTTGCCTTCTGAGGCCCACTCAAAGGCTGGTGGtcaggggcagggccagggcaaGGGGTCCCTCCAGCGCAGCAACCGCCCCAATGGGGCATGGCTCTGCGTCCTGGGTCCAGCCTGGCTCGGGTGCTCACAGGAGGGGCAGCCTTGGACTATGCCGCAACTTCTGGGCCCCAGCAGAATCCTTGTGGCTCCTCACAGGTGTGGTGAGACACAGGGGTCATTTGGACAAGGAGGGCAGATGGGCTGCTCTTGCCGGATGTCCCTCAGCACCTGATCTGGGGGTCCCCAGGGCTCTTATCACCCCCCTGCacagacggggaaactgaggcccatggGGTGACCCTCCCTCATGGCTCGGTCCGGCCCCATGCATGGCTGTGGGAGCTCAAAGTCTCCACAGACTCCCCTGGGACGTGGGGCTGTGCGTGAGAATGATGTGGAAGCTGTGTCCACCCCCAGCCCTGGATTTCTGAAGGGACACTGAAGGCTGGCCAGTCCctgagctggggctggggctcaTTCCCTCCTGTTGTCCCCGCCACATCCTGCTCAACCCATTTGGcggatggggagactgaggcccagctGCAGGCCTCGGGCTCTGCAGCCACATGTGCTGCCGTGCACTAGCACGTGTCGCCATGCGTCATCACGGGTTATTGTGTGTTGTCACGGGCTATCTCCTGTGACCCTCCCGGGAAGGGCCAGCAGCCCCAAGTTGAGGGGAAGGACCGAGGCAGGGTGGGAATGTTGGGCAATCCGGGTCACCCCAGGTGGccccccagcacccccaccctcacctccttAGCACCTTTTCCGCCTCCCTGTCGCTGAGGACCTGTGGGTGGTAGCGGTTCAGCTGCAGCACAATGCTGTCCACCTGCTGCTCGCTCAGACGCCCGCGTTCTGTCAGGAAAGGCGCGTCCTGTACCAGGCGGTCACAGAAGGTCGGCGCTGAGGGGCAGAGAGAGCACACGGGGCAGGGTGAGTGGGAGAAGGAGGATGCCCTCAGCCACAGGAGTGGGGCTGGGGGTACCCCACGGCCGGCCAAGAGCTGGCCGCGAGCTGCTGGGAGGCCTCGCTGGCGATGGAATGAGGTAGGAGCGGCGGGCAGCAGGGGCCATGGGGCAGCACCCATGGGAACCCCTGTTCCATGCCCGAGTTGATCGCAGGGAGTAACTCAGGGCCATCTCAGAAGGGCCCTGGGGACCCCCACACAGGGCTGCGAGGCCCCAGTCCCAAGCCGCGTTCACCGCCAGGGCTGGGCCAGGTCTTTTCTTTCAGAACCCCTGGGAAAGGGTCACTGCGCACTGTCCTTTCCATGGAGAACAATCCCTAGGATGACAGGCCCTTAAAGCTGGGGGGCCCAGGGTTCCTGAGGGAGAACAGGGGTGTCTCCCCACAAACCCCTAATGATGCATCCAGCTTCCCCAGGCACACGGGGGCTGCTGaggctttaaatttaaatttatctttgGACTCAGAGCAGCCTTTATCTTGTTTGCTGTCTCTAGTGGCAGGTGCTTGGATTACGATTTGGAATGGGCATGGTTTTTTTACTTTAGAAAGGGTCTTTGAAAGTtggaagttttcaattttgaatgTTTTGTCCAAAACTGTCTCTTCTTATAggttaaaaaaccaaacaaataaagaaaaaaactgcttTTTCTTGATGAGAAATAGATTCTGCCCTGAGAGCCTGTGATCCATATACATGTATTGAGACTTAATAGGTTTAAAATCCATCACTCAAGAAATGTGAGATGCAAAAATGATAATTAGTCAGGGGAAGTCATCtcctaaaaaaaaatgattgagacTGACAATTTCAAAATGTTATATAAGTATGTAAGTATATGTATGGATACTTGAACATAAGTACATGTATAGGGATGTATGTATGTTAAGGGTGACTCacttattcttattcttgtatCTAtccttaagtttgaaattattttcaaattaaatgttTTCCGTTTTTAAATCCTGTTtgtactcaacaacaaaaaagacaaatgacccaattaaaaaatgggcaaaagacttgaaaagacatttctccaaagaagacacatATGGCCAAAAAGCACGTGAAAAAATACctgacatcattagccattagggaaatgcaaatcaaaaccacaatgagatatcactgcaCATGCACTAGAAGGCTACTGTTAagaagacagaaaactacaagtgttggagaggatgtggagaaagagaaataCTCATTCACTGATGGAGAGAATGGaaaacagtgcagccactgtagaagacagtttggcacttcctcaggaagctaagtatagacttgccatatgacccagcaatcccactactaggtatatacccaaaagaattgaaagcagggactcgaacacaccaatgttcatagcagcatcattgccaagtgatggaacaacccaagtgtccatcaatcaatgactggataaatcaaatgtggtatatacacacaatggaatattattcagctgtaaaaaggaatgaggttctgatacatgtgacaacatggataaacactGAAGACaccttgttgagtgaaataagccacatatAAAAGGATttgtataatctcacttatatgaaataattagaataaacaaattcataatcTCAGACACTGGAACACAGGTTTCCAGCGGCTTGGGTGGGGGTAGAGAATtttgagttaatgcttaattggcatagagtttccgtttggggtgactgaaaagttttggtaatggacagtggtgatgggtagcacaacattctgaatgtaattagcaccaccggattgtatgtgtgaatgtggttaaaaagggaaattttaggttgtgcatgttat
Proteins encoded:
- the LOC119504678 gene encoding caspase recruitment domain-containing protein 19-like isoform X3; translation: MRRAGAHPRGKAKPVGRAASVTSPPGNRTAPTFCDRLVQDAPFLTERGRLSEQQVDSIVLQLNRYHPQVLSDREAEKFRNPQTSLRVRLCDLLSHLQRSSEQDCREFYRALCLHAQPLHSRLPSRHALQNSDCTELDSGMERHELSDRGPMSFLACLGVAAGLAVLLYCCPPDPKVLPGARRVLGFSPVILQRHVSRYLLAFLADDPGGP
- the LOC119504678 gene encoding caspase recruitment domain-containing protein 19-like isoform X6, with translation MRRAGAHPRGKAKPVGRAASVTSPPGNRTAPTFCDRLVQDAPFLTERGRLSEQQVDSIVLQLNRYHPQVLSDREAEKFRNPQTSLRVRLCDLLSHLQRSSEQDCREFYRALCLHAQPLHSRLPSRHALRPMSFLACLGVAAGLAVLLYCCPPDPKVLPGARRVLGFSPVILQRHVSRYLLAFLADDPGGP
- the LOC119504678 gene encoding caspase recruitment domain-containing protein 19-like isoform X7, with the protein product MTAPTFCDRLVQDAPFLTERGRLSEQQVDSIVLQLNRYHPQVLSDREAEKFRNPQTSLRVRLCDLLSHLQRSSEQDCREFYRALCLHAQPLHSRLPSRHALQNSDCTELDSGMERHELSDRGPMSFLACLGVAAGLAVLLYCCPPDPKVLPGARRVLGFSPVILQRHVSRYLLAFLADDPGGP